Proteins encoded together in one Psychrobacter sanguinis window:
- a CDS encoding coiled-coil domain-containing protein, producing MTQPLIEKLQHLDSILHDIRHRYDASQNELVALKSNPKIDTQQIEELQQQLNDMHSAYEQGVTEQQNLQQQLSDLNKEYETLAEAHHTLTSTYEQGVTEQQNLQQQLSELNEEYQTLTESHHTLNDEYSELLRKCEALEQVNQALLEKNRLAKEHTKVVMQRLTLIDQPAD from the coding sequence ATGACTCAGCCTTTAATTGAAAAACTGCAACATTTAGATTCTATATTGCACGATATTCGGCACCGTTATGATGCCTCTCAAAATGAGCTAGTGGCTTTAAAATCTAACCCTAAAATAGACACACAGCAAATTGAAGAGCTACAGCAGCAACTCAATGACATGCACAGTGCTTATGAGCAAGGCGTTACAGAGCAACAAAATTTGCAACAACAATTAAGCGACCTCAATAAAGAGTATGAGACCTTAGCTGAAGCACACCACACCTTAACTAGCACTTATGAACAAGGTGTCACCGAGCAACAAAATTTGCAACAACAATTAAGCGAGCTCAATGAAGAGTATCAGACCTTAACTGAATCACATCACACATTAAATGATGAATACAGTGAACTATTAAGAAAATGCGAAGCTTTAGAACAGGTTAATCAAGCTCTATTAGAGAAGAATCGCTTGGCAAAAGAGCATACCAAAGTGGTTATGCAGCGACTCACTCTCATTGACCAACCTGCAGATTAG